A region of Thermococcus argininiproducens DNA encodes the following proteins:
- a CDS encoding DUF4350 domain-containing protein translates to MKRALYGILMAFGIFLLVMPITIPVFYTSADFSVFNTKWNGASNFGRLLYEEGKIMPVITSYNSFDLGEREGVLIILGPDLSYSSLEIEEIKKFLDNGGTLVLIDDFGTGNDILRGLNLTARFVGIVPIDVFYSKNYNFPELVRILDPQLSVGVDKLVLNVPSAIVGAEGSIYTSKVTVMGNNQRQLPIMSELEYGNGKIILFSDPSVFINDMFEKNEPFIRNFVRYIKSDIIYIDESHHTNFNPYAVGTVVIKRSLNKIMAFYVILGVAVLAILIESGLALEGLSRVGNALLSKIFKEEKKSLDDVVEELKKEGYDEKILRKIIKEIQTGKKLGG, encoded by the coding sequence ATGAAAAGAGCACTTTACGGCATCTTAATGGCATTTGGGATCTTCCTCCTCGTGATGCCCATAACCATACCCGTATTTTACACCAGCGCTGATTTTAGCGTTTTCAATACAAAGTGGAACGGGGCCTCAAACTTCGGAAGGCTTCTCTATGAGGAAGGAAAAATCATGCCCGTGATAACCTCCTACAACTCATTCGACCTTGGTGAGAGAGAGGGAGTTCTCATAATCCTAGGGCCCGATTTGAGTTATTCTTCCCTTGAGATCGAGGAGATCAAGAAGTTTCTGGACAACGGGGGGACTTTGGTTTTAATAGACGACTTTGGAACCGGGAATGATATCCTGAGGGGTCTGAACCTGACGGCCCGGTTTGTCGGAATAGTTCCTATTGACGTTTTCTACTCAAAGAACTACAACTTCCCCGAGCTCGTGAGGATTTTGGATCCGCAGCTGAGCGTCGGCGTTGATAAGCTGGTCCTCAACGTTCCTTCAGCAATAGTGGGCGCTGAGGGGTCAATATATACCAGCAAGGTAACCGTTATGGGAAACAACCAGAGACAGCTCCCGATAATGAGCGAGCTTGAGTATGGAAACGGAAAGATAATCCTGTTCTCAGATCCGAGCGTTTTCATAAACGACATGTTCGAGAAGAACGAGCCCTTCATAAGAAACTTTGTGAGATACATAAAATCAGATATCATCTACATCGATGAGTCCCACCACACTAACTTCAACCCCTATGCAGTTGGAACCGTGGTTATCAAAAGGAGCTTGAATAAGATAATGGCCTTTTACGTGATTCTGGGGGTGGCAGTTTTAGCCATACTCATTGAGAGCGGTTTGGCTTTGGAGGGATTGAGCAGAGTGGGGAATGCTCTACTTAGCAAAATCTTTAAGGAAGAAAAGAAGAGCTTAGATGATGTGGTGGAGGAGTTAAAGAAAGAGGGTTATGATGAAAAGATACTCAGGAAGATAATAAAGGAAATCCAAACCGGTAAAAAGTTGGGTGGTTAA